In Pseudomonas fluorescens, a genomic segment contains:
- a CDS encoding ABC transporter ATP-binding protein, whose translation MSAVINDVARSHGQPLVSLRNLNKHYGEFAAVDNISLDIKDGEFLTFLGSSGSGKSTTLSMLAGFETPSSGEILVSGQSLVNVPPHKRDIGMVFQRYSLFPHLSVRDNIAFPLAIRKLASAEREKRVDAMLKLVQLEQFAHRRPSQLSGGQQQRVAIARALVYEPRILLMDEPLGALDKKLREDLQDELRQLHRRLGITIVYVTHDQEEAMRLSQRIAIFSHGKIVGLGSGFDLYQNPPNAFVASFLGNSNFLKLKAQGNAAASFEGQSLSIRLTSGLHTEQEVLLMVRPEKALALSVEQATAQPLAAGWNEVSAIVGEVLFLGESQTCTVKTLGGTSMTVKALSAAGMPLKAGDPVRVRWATADACVYTEWAESDLNKAAGAH comes from the coding sequence ATGAGTGCAGTGATCAACGATGTCGCGCGAAGCCATGGCCAACCCCTGGTCAGCCTGCGCAACCTGAACAAGCACTACGGCGAATTTGCCGCCGTCGACAACATTTCGCTGGATATCAAGGACGGCGAATTCCTCACCTTCCTCGGCTCCAGCGGCTCGGGCAAAAGCACCACGCTGTCGATGCTCGCCGGTTTTGAAACACCGAGCAGCGGCGAGATCCTGGTGAGCGGCCAATCGCTGGTCAACGTACCGCCGCACAAGCGCGACATCGGCATGGTGTTCCAGCGTTACTCGCTGTTCCCGCACCTATCGGTACGCGACAACATCGCCTTCCCCCTGGCGATTCGCAAACTGGCCAGCGCCGAACGCGAGAAGCGCGTCGACGCCATGCTCAAGCTGGTGCAGCTTGAGCAATTTGCGCATCGCCGCCCTTCGCAACTGTCCGGCGGCCAGCAGCAACGGGTCGCCATCGCACGCGCGCTGGTGTACGAGCCGCGCATCCTGCTGATGGACGAACCCCTCGGCGCCCTCGACAAGAAGCTGCGTGAAGACCTGCAGGACGAACTGCGCCAACTGCACCGGCGCCTGGGCATCACCATCGTCTACGTGACCCACGACCAGGAAGAAGCCATGCGCCTGTCCCAGCGCATCGCGATTTTCAGCCACGGCAAGATCGTCGGCCTGGGCAGCGGCTTCGACCTCTATCAGAACCCGCCGAACGCCTTTGTCGCGTCGTTCCTCGGCAACTCCAACTTCCTCAAGCTCAAGGCCCAGGGCAATGCTGCGGCGTCGTTCGAAGGCCAATCCCTGTCGATCCGCCTGACCAGCGGGTTGCACACCGAGCAGGAGGTACTGCTGATGGTGCGCCCGGAAAAAGCCCTGGCGCTGAGCGTCGAACAGGCCACCGCACAGCCCTTGGCCGCCGGTTGGAATGAAGTGTCGGCCATCGTCGGTGAAGTGCTGTTCCTCGGCGAAAGCCAGACCTGCACGGTGAAAACCCTCGGCGGCACGTCGATGACGGTCAAGGCGCTGTCTGCCGCGGGCATGCCCCTCAAGGCCGGCGACCCGGTGCGCGTGCGCTGGGCCACGGCGGATGCGTGTGTGTATACCGAATGGGCTGAAAGCGACCTGAACAAAGCCGCCGGCGCGCACTGA
- a CDS encoding ATP-binding protein, whose translation MRREQARSVRRLLAGLPLHADGALSDFLDRFDALLPRARLNLILGGEDLSPTRRALIEGCQDAATCPWRNAAVAQTPQACGPCRQRGVHRLVCALPEGQKGVLLLDTPRRAGASWRQLLEEAAQAVGVTVRLRGHAREQQRKQATSRHGALARELHDSVAQQLGYLSFQAHGLQSQLGAPALHDLCVGLSQLQRQVRELITSARLTMDGRSLRQALADSVAEFSRRCIIVFELDNRLPDDALGPETELQVLQIIREALANAVRHSHARHVRIELRQTQDGDASVSVEDDGIGLSPASDEHNHFGLAIIRERAASLGARLSIETIRPHGVRVHLGLRRHHDLPQGSLDGLHDLITDR comes from the coding sequence TGTCGGATTTCCTGGACCGTTTCGACGCACTGCTACCCCGCGCCAGGCTCAACCTGATCCTCGGCGGCGAAGACCTCAGCCCGACACGCCGCGCCTTGATCGAAGGCTGCCAGGACGCCGCGACCTGCCCCTGGCGCAATGCAGCCGTGGCGCAAACGCCCCAGGCCTGTGGCCCGTGCCGGCAACGCGGTGTGCATCGCCTGGTGTGTGCCTTGCCCGAGGGCCAGAAGGGCGTGTTGCTGCTCGACACGCCCAGGCGAGCCGGTGCCAGCTGGCGCCAGTTGTTGGAAGAGGCAGCGCAGGCCGTCGGCGTAACCGTGCGCCTGCGCGGCCACGCCCGTGAGCAGCAGCGCAAACAGGCGACCTCCCGCCACGGTGCCCTGGCCCGTGAGCTGCACGATTCGGTGGCGCAGCAGTTGGGTTACCTGTCGTTCCAGGCCCATGGGTTGCAGTCGCAGTTGGGCGCGCCAGCCCTGCACGACCTGTGTGTCGGCCTGAGCCAGTTGCAACGCCAGGTGCGCGAGCTGATCACCAGTGCGCGCCTGACCATGGACGGGCGCTCGCTGCGCCAGGCCCTGGCCGATTCGGTGGCGGAGTTCTCGCGGCGTTGCATCATCGTGTTCGAACTGGACAACCGCCTGCCGGACGATGCCCTGGGCCCGGAAACCGAATTGCAGGTCTTGCAGATCATTCGCGAGGCCCTGGCCAATGCCGTGCGCCATTCCCACGCGCGGCACGTGCGCATTGAGCTGCGCCAGACCCAGGACGGCGACGCTTCAGTGTCGGTGGAAGACGATGGCATCGGCCTGAGCCCGGCATCCGACGAACATAATCATTTCGGCCTGGCGATTATCCGCGAGCGCGCCGCCAGCCTCGGCGCGCGCCTGAGCATTGAAACGATCCGCCCGCACGGGGTGCGCGTGCACCTTGGCCTGCGCCGCCACCACGACCTGCCACAGGGGAGTCTCGATGGACTGCACGACCTTATTACTGATCGATGA
- a CDS encoding ABC transporter permease translates to MKMTATTPTGSALGAAGAVSSKAGAPSLAQRWRGSSNLIPALLFLGLFFLAPLIGLLLRGVLEPVPGLGNYEQLFANSAYARVLLNTFSVAGLVTLFSLLLGFPLAWAITLVPRGWGRWILNIVLLSMWTSLLARTYSWLVLLQASGVINKALMAMGIIDQPLEMVHNLTGVVIGMSYIMIPFIVLPLQATMQAIDPMILQAGSICGASPWTNFFRVFLPLCRPGLFSGGLMVFVMSLGYYVTPALLGGAQNMMLPEFIIQQVQSFLNWGLASAGAALLIFITLVLFYFYLKLQPESPVGASNAR, encoded by the coding sequence ATGAAAATGACGGCAACCACACCGACCGGGAGCGCCCTCGGCGCTGCCGGCGCGGTTTCCTCCAAGGCCGGTGCGCCGTCCCTGGCGCAGCGCTGGCGGGGGTCGAGCAACCTGATCCCGGCCCTGCTGTTCCTCGGCCTGTTCTTCCTGGCGCCGCTGATCGGCCTGCTGCTGCGTGGCGTGCTGGAGCCGGTGCCGGGCCTGGGCAACTATGAACAACTGTTTGCCAACTCGGCCTATGCACGGGTGCTGCTCAACACCTTTTCGGTGGCGGGCCTGGTGACCCTGTTCAGCCTGCTGCTGGGCTTCCCGCTGGCCTGGGCGATTACCCTGGTGCCGCGCGGCTGGGGGCGCTGGATCCTGAACATCGTGCTGCTATCGATGTGGACCAGCCTGCTCGCCCGCACCTATTCCTGGTTGGTCTTGCTGCAAGCCTCCGGAGTGATCAACAAGGCGCTGATGGCGATGGGCATCATCGATCAGCCGCTGGAGATGGTGCACAACCTGACCGGCGTGGTGATCGGCATGAGCTACATCATGATCCCGTTCATTGTGCTGCCGTTGCAGGCGACCATGCAGGCCATCGACCCGATGATCCTGCAGGCCGGCTCGATCTGCGGCGCGAGCCCGTGGACCAACTTCTTCCGGGTGTTCCTGCCGCTGTGCCGGCCGGGGTTGTTTTCCGGCGGCCTGATGGTGTTCGTGATGTCCCTCGGTTACTACGTCACCCCGGCGCTGCTCGGCGGTGCGCAGAACATGATGCTGCCCGAGTTCATCATCCAGCAGGTGCAATCGTTCCTCAATTGGGGCCTGGCCAGTGCCGGCGCCGCGTTGCTGATCTTCATCACCCTGGTGCTGTTCTACTTCTACCTGAAGCTTCAGCCGGAATCCCCGGTTGGCGCCAGCAACGCGAGGTAA
- a CDS encoding response regulator codes for MDCTTLLLIDDHPLFRKGLAQLFDASDDFEVVGQAASGREGINLAVSLTPQQVLLDLHMPGLSGLQVLDELRQLRLECQVVVLTASMDRAELLTALRLGASGYVLKETEPEALLAYMRNCHKGAIVLDSTLIALLADQAEPAPACEAAGSENLTEREGQTLALIAAGMSNKQIGRELGISDGTVKIYVRSLLQKLGLHSRLELAAWVHSGALMKQEERH; via the coding sequence ATGGACTGCACGACCTTATTACTGATCGATGATCACCCATTGTTTCGCAAGGGCCTGGCGCAGTTGTTCGATGCCAGCGACGACTTCGAAGTGGTGGGGCAGGCAGCCAGTGGCCGTGAAGGCATCAACCTGGCCGTGAGCCTGACGCCGCAACAGGTCCTGCTCGATCTGCACATGCCCGGCCTCAGCGGTTTGCAGGTGCTGGATGAACTGCGCCAGTTGCGCCTGGAGTGTCAGGTGGTGGTGCTCACCGCCTCGATGGACCGCGCCGAGCTGCTCACCGCCTTGCGCCTGGGCGCCAGCGGCTATGTGCTCAAGGAAACAGAGCCCGAGGCGTTGCTGGCGTATATGCGCAACTGTCACAAGGGCGCGATCGTGCTGGACTCGACCCTGATTGCCTTGCTCGCCGACCAGGCCGAGCCTGCGCCGGCGTGTGAGGCCGCGGGCAGCGAAAACCTCACCGAACGCGAAGGCCAGACCCTGGCGCTGATCGCCGCCGGCATGAGCAATAAACAGATCGGCCGGGAATTGGGGATCAGCGACGGCACGGTGAAAATCTACGTGCGTAGCCTGTTGCAGAAGCTTGGCCTGCATTCACGGCTGGAGCTGGCGGCCTGGGTGCACAGCGGCGCCTTGATGAAACAAGAGGAGCGCCACTAG
- a CDS encoding DUF1330 domain-containing protein encodes MKAYWIAHVDVSDAEQYTQYTQRAPAAFAKFGGRFLARGGRSEAMEGGPARQRNVVIEFDSYEQAVACYESAEYQEAKGYREGAGVAQIVIVEGLAP; translated from the coding sequence ATGAAGGCTTACTGGATTGCCCATGTGGATGTGTCCGACGCAGAGCAGTACACGCAGTACACCCAACGCGCACCGGCAGCGTTTGCCAAGTTTGGCGGGCGGTTCCTGGCCAGGGGCGGGCGCAGCGAGGCGATGGAAGGCGGGCCGGCACGGCAGCGCAATGTGGTGATCGAGTTCGATAGCTACGAGCAGGCGGTGGCGTGCTACGAGTCTGCTGAATATCAGGAGGCGAAGGGGTACCGTGAAGGGGCGGGGGTGGCGCAGATCGTCATCGTGGAAGGGCTGGCGCCTTAG
- a CDS encoding ABC transporter permease gives MLLTPNAMSRRMRLGLYTTTGLIGLFLLLPIVFIVLLSFGSSQWLVFPPPGWTLKWYGQFFSNADWMNAAMASLKVAVLTTVFAVALGLPTAFALVRGRFPGRELLYGLFTLPMIVPLVIIAVAVYALFLKLGYTGTMFAFVVSHVIVALPFTIISIINSLKLFDQSIEDAAVICGASRLQAVFKVTFPAIRPGMVAGALFAFLVSWDEVVLSVMMASPTLQTLPVKMWTTLRQDLTPVIAVASTLLIGLSVLVMVIAAAVRRRTETRA, from the coding sequence ATGCTCCTGACTCCCAATGCCATGAGCCGCAGGATGCGCTTGGGCCTCTACACCACCACCGGCTTGATCGGCCTGTTCCTGCTGCTGCCGATCGTGTTCATCGTGCTGCTCTCGTTCGGCTCGTCGCAATGGCTGGTGTTCCCGCCACCGGGCTGGACGCTGAAATGGTATGGCCAGTTCTTCTCCAACGCCGACTGGATGAATGCCGCGATGGCCAGCCTCAAGGTGGCGGTGCTGACCACCGTGTTCGCCGTCGCCCTGGGCCTGCCCACCGCGTTTGCCCTGGTGCGCGGGCGTTTCCCCGGCCGTGAGCTGCTCTACGGTCTGTTCACGCTGCCGATGATCGTGCCGCTGGTGATCATCGCCGTGGCGGTGTACGCGCTGTTCCTCAAGCTCGGCTACACCGGCACGATGTTCGCCTTTGTGGTCAGCCATGTGATCGTCGCGCTGCCGTTCACGATCATCTCGATCATCAACTCGCTGAAGCTGTTCGACCAGTCGATCGAAGACGCGGCGGTGATCTGCGGCGCCTCGCGTTTGCAGGCGGTGTTCAAGGTGACCTTTCCGGCGATTCGCCCAGGAATGGTGGCCGGTGCGCTGTTTGCCTTTCTGGTCTCGTGGGACGAGGTGGTGCTCAGCGTGATGATGGCCAGCCCGACCCTGCAAACCCTTCCCGTGAAAATGTGGACCACCCTGCGCCAGGACCTGACGCCTGTGATCGCCGTCGCTTCGACGCTGCTGATCGGCCTCTCGGTACTGGTCATGGTGATTGCCGCCGCCGTTCGCCGGCGTACCGAAACCCGCGCCTGA
- a CDS encoding PAS domain-containing protein produces MRDSPEAFAHLPIDLMDCFPAALLQLRDNGQIAHFNLAWAELMGPPGAERNLMDYVHQEDRPLWRQALNELRRRPETSFNQRLRFVHPCGELRWFEISLKRGPQGFYLVASDITAHKRREIALQASQRSSMSLLDSMPGLIYRGRNNRDWTMEFVSAGCLELTGYPAERLVDNHEFTYNSLILAQDADYVWREVQYALSRHEPFELNYQIRCADRSIKHVWEKGVGIYADTREVLGIEGAIFERKL; encoded by the coding sequence ATGAGGGACAGCCCCGAAGCGTTTGCGCACCTGCCGATTGACCTGATGGATTGCTTTCCCGCCGCCTTATTGCAACTGCGCGACAACGGCCAGATCGCCCACTTCAACCTGGCCTGGGCCGAGCTGATGGGGCCGCCGGGTGCCGAGCGCAACCTGATGGACTATGTGCACCAGGAAGACCGCCCGCTGTGGCGCCAGGCCCTGAATGAACTGCGCCGCCGCCCCGAGACCTCGTTCAACCAGCGCCTGCGCTTCGTGCACCCCTGCGGCGAGCTGCGCTGGTTCGAGATCAGCCTCAAGCGCGGCCCCCAGGGGTTCTATCTGGTGGCCAGCGACATCACCGCGCATAAACGCCGTGAAATTGCCTTGCAGGCCAGCCAGCGCAGCAGCATGAGCCTGCTCGACAGCATGCCGGGGCTGATCTACCGCGGGCGCAACAACCGCGACTGGACCATGGAATTCGTCAGCGCCGGCTGCCTGGAGTTGACCGGCTACCCCGCCGAGCGCCTGGTGGACAACCATGAGTTCACCTACAACAGCCTGATCCTGGCGCAGGATGCCGACTACGTATGGCGCGAGGTGCAATATGCGCTGTCGCGGCATGAGCCGTTCGAGCTCAATTACCAGATCCGCTGCGCCGACCGCTCGATCAAGCACGTATGGGAGAAGGGCGTGGGGATTTATGCCGATACCCGCGAGGTGCTGGGGATCGAGGGGGCGATTTTCGAGCGCAAGCTTTAA
- the ribBA gene encoding bifunctional 3,4-dihydroxy-2-butanone-4-phosphate synthase/GTP cyclohydrolase II: protein MPFNSIADIIEDYRQGKMVLLVDDEDRENEGDLLLPAACCTAETISFMAREARGLICLTLTDEHCQRLGLEQMVPSNGSVFSTAFTVSIEAASGVTTGISAADRARTVAAAVDVNAGPADIVQPGHIFPLRAKDGGVLTRAGHTEAGCDLARLAGHTPASVIVEVMNDDGTMARRPDLEIFARKHGIKIGTIADLIHYRLSTERTVVRIGERDLPTVHGTFRLITFEDRIDGGVHMAMVMGQLRRDTPALVRVHVIDPLRDLVGADYSGPSNWTLWAALQRVAAEGCGVVVVLANHESSQALLERVPQLTQAPRQFNRSQSRIYSEVGTGAQILQDLGVGKLRHLGPPLKYAGLTGYDLEVVESIPFTE, encoded by the coding sequence ATGCCCTTCAACAGCATCGCAGACATCATCGAAGACTATCGCCAGGGCAAGATGGTGCTCCTGGTGGACGACGAAGACCGGGAAAACGAAGGCGACCTGTTGCTGCCCGCTGCCTGCTGCACCGCCGAGACTATCAGTTTCATGGCTCGCGAAGCCCGTGGCCTGATTTGCCTGACCCTGACCGACGAACATTGCCAGCGCCTGGGCCTCGAGCAGATGGTGCCGAGCAATGGCAGCGTGTTCAGTACGGCGTTTACCGTGTCCATCGAAGCCGCCAGCGGCGTAACCACCGGCATCTCTGCCGCCGACCGCGCGCGCACCGTGGCGGCGGCCGTTGACGTCAATGCCGGGCCCGCCGACATCGTGCAACCTGGGCATATCTTCCCGTTGCGCGCCAAGGACGGCGGCGTATTGACCCGCGCCGGCCACACCGAAGCCGGCTGCGACCTGGCGCGCCTGGCCGGGCACACACCGGCCTCGGTGATCGTTGAAGTGATGAACGACGACGGCACCATGGCGCGCCGCCCCGACCTGGAAATTTTCGCGCGCAAACATGGGATCAAGATCGGCACCATCGCCGACCTGATCCACTACCGCCTCAGCACCGAGCGTACCGTGGTGCGCATTGGCGAACGGGATTTGCCCACGGTGCATGGCACGTTCCGCCTGATCACCTTCGAAGACCGCATCGACGGCGGCGTGCACATGGCAATGGTCATGGGCCAGTTGCGCCGCGATACCCCTGCGCTGGTGCGCGTGCATGTGATCGACCCGCTGCGCGACCTGGTCGGCGCCGACTACAGCGGCCCGTCCAACTGGACCCTGTGGGCCGCGTTGCAACGCGTCGCCGCCGAAGGCTGCGGCGTGGTGGTGGTGCTGGCCAACCATGAGTCGTCCCAGGCGCTGCTGGAGCGTGTGCCACAACTCACCCAGGCGCCACGCCAGTTCAACCGTTCGCAGTCGCGCATCTATTCGGAAGTGGGTACCGGGGCGCAGATCTTGCAGGACCTCGGCGTCGGCAAGCTGCGTCACCTCGGCCCGCCCCTCAAATACGCCGGGCTGACCGGCTACGACCTGGAGGTGGTCGAGAGCATTCCCTTCACCGAATGA
- a CDS encoding ABC transporter substrate-binding protein, whose amino-acid sequence MVLNKRTTAVLFAGLLATATHAALAAESINFVSWGGSTQDAQKQAWADPFSKASGITVVQDGPTDYGKLKAMVESGNVQWDVVDVEADFALRAAAEGLLEPLDFSVIQRDKIDPRFVSDHGVGSFFFSFVLGYNEGKLGASKPQDWTALFDTKTYPGKRALYKWPSPGVLELALLADGVPADKLYPLDLDRAFKKLDTIKKDIVWWGGGAQSQQLLASGEVSMGQFWNGRIHALQEDGAPVGVSWKQNLVMADILVVPKGTKNKAAAMKFLASASSAKGQADFSNLTAYAPVNIDSVQRLDSVLAPNLPTAYVKDQITLDFAYWAKNGPAIATRWNEWLVK is encoded by the coding sequence ATGGTGTTGAACAAACGTACAACCGCGGTGCTGTTTGCCGGTTTACTGGCGACGGCCACCCACGCGGCCCTGGCGGCCGAAAGCATCAACTTCGTGAGCTGGGGCGGTAGCACCCAGGATGCGCAGAAGCAGGCCTGGGCCGACCCGTTCAGCAAGGCCAGCGGCATTACCGTGGTCCAGGATGGGCCCACCGACTACGGCAAACTCAAGGCCATGGTCGAAAGCGGCAACGTGCAGTGGGACGTGGTGGATGTGGAGGCCGACTTCGCCTTGCGCGCCGCCGCCGAAGGTCTGCTCGAACCCCTGGATTTCTCGGTGATCCAGCGCGACAAGATCGACCCGCGCTTCGTCTCCGACCATGGCGTGGGCTCGTTCTTCTTCTCCTTCGTGCTCGGCTACAACGAAGGCAAGCTCGGCGCCAGCAAGCCCCAGGACTGGACCGCGCTGTTCGACACCAAGACCTACCCCGGCAAACGCGCCCTCTACAAATGGCCGAGCCCTGGCGTGCTCGAACTGGCCCTGCTCGCCGACGGCGTACCGGCCGACAAGCTCTACCCGCTGGACCTGGACCGCGCCTTCAAGAAACTCGACACCATCAAGAAAGACATCGTCTGGTGGGGCGGCGGTGCACAGTCTCAGCAACTGCTGGCCTCCGGCGAAGTCAGCATGGGCCAGTTCTGGAACGGTCGCATCCACGCCCTGCAGGAAGACGGCGCGCCAGTGGGCGTGAGCTGGAAGCAGAACCTGGTGATGGCCGACATCCTCGTCGTGCCTAAAGGCACGAAGAACAAAGCCGCCGCGATGAAGTTCCTGGCCAGTGCCAGCAGCGCCAAAGGCCAGGCCGACTTTTCCAACCTGACCGCCTATGCTCCAGTGAACATCGACAGTGTGCAGCGCCTCGACTCGGTGCTGGCGCCGAACCTGCCGACCGCCTACGTCAAGGATCAGATCACCCTCGATTTCGCCTACTGGGCCAAGAACGGTCCGGCCATTGCGACACGGTGGAATGAATGGCTAGTCAAATGA